Proteins found in one Oribacterium sp. oral taxon 102 genomic segment:
- the galE gene encoding UDP-glucose 4-epimerase GalE — protein sequence MKILVTGGAGYIGSHTSVELLQEGYEVVILDNLYNSSEKAVQRIEEISGKRLRFYKTDMLDRKGMEQVFDENPDISAVIHFAGLKAVGESVHKPVEYYETNIGGTLNLVSVMREHGCKNIIFSSSATVYGDPAEIPITESCPKGTCTNPYGWTKWMQEQILTDIHTADPEWNVILLRYFNPIGAHPSGRIGEDPKGIPNNLLPYVAQVAVGKLTEISVFGDDYDTPDGTGIRDYIHVVDLARGHVRAIERLAKKDGVFLCNLGTGRGCSVLEVIHAFEKACGKKLPYVIRPRRAGDVAVCYSSSEKAERELGWRAQYDLEDMCRDSWNWQSKNPNGYNS from the coding sequence ATGAAAATTCTGGTTACGGGCGGCGCCGGATATATCGGGAGCCACACCTCGGTAGAGCTTTTGCAGGAGGGATATGAGGTCGTCATTCTCGACAATCTCTACAATTCCAGCGAAAAGGCAGTGCAGCGCATTGAGGAGATCAGCGGGAAGAGGCTGCGGTTCTACAAAACCGATATGCTGGATCGGAAGGGCATGGAACAGGTATTCGATGAGAATCCGGATATTTCCGCCGTGATCCATTTCGCGGGGCTCAAGGCAGTCGGAGAGTCGGTGCACAAGCCGGTAGAGTATTATGAGACCAATATCGGCGGAACGCTGAACCTTGTTTCCGTGATGCGGGAGCACGGCTGCAAAAACATCATTTTTTCCTCCTCTGCGACGGTCTATGGCGATCCGGCGGAGATCCCGATCACAGAGAGCTGTCCGAAGGGGACTTGCACGAATCCCTACGGCTGGACGAAGTGGATGCAGGAGCAGATCCTGACGGACATTCATACGGCGGATCCGGAATGGAATGTGATCCTGCTCCGCTACTTCAATCCGATCGGCGCGCATCCGTCGGGACGGATCGGCGAGGATCCGAAGGGAATCCCGAACAATCTCCTGCCCTACGTGGCGCAGGTCGCGGTCGGAAAGCTCACGGAGATCAGCGTCTTCGGCGACGACTACGATACGCCGGACGGCACCGGGATACGGGACTATATTCATGTTGTTGATCTCGCGAGGGGGCATGTCAGGGCGATCGAGCGCCTCGCGAAGAAGGACGGCGTCTTCCTCTGCAATCTCGGTACCGGAAGAGGCTGCTCCGTACTGGAGGTGATCCATGCCTTTGAGAAGGCATGCGGGAAGAAGCTGCCCTATGTGATCCGTCCGCGACGTGCGGGGGATGTCGCAGTCTGCTATTCCAGCTCGGAAAAAGCGGAGCGGGAGCTCGGCTGGAGGGCGCAGTACGATCTCGAGGATATGTGCAGGGACAGCTGGAACTGGCAGTCGAAGAATCCGAACGGCTACAATTCGTGA
- a CDS encoding galactokinase yields MAVSEMKEKTLQGFREVFGDTEGVSCYFAPGRVNLIGEHTDYNGGHVFPCALTIGTYAAARKRADRKLRFYSVNLASQGVIESDLDSFVPLHEDSWTAYPKGVIWTFAERGMTLPCGLDLVINGNIPNGSGLSSSASLEVLTGFLLRDLYGFTLTNQELALIGQYSENHYNGMNCGIMDQFASAMGKRDHAIFLDTATLRFEYAPVVLQGMELIVTNTNKKHKLVGSAYNDRRRESEEALRALQTVCRIRTLGELSDADFDHYAAVIQDPVVRRRAKHAVYENNRTLRAVEALKAGELARFGELMNQSHISLRDDYEVSCRELDVLAETAWTVPGVLGSRMTGGGFGGCTVSIVQEDAVARFREIVAEKYRQEIGYDCSFYAVSVGDGPAKL; encoded by the coding sequence ATGGCGGTATCGGAGATGAAGGAAAAGACATTACAGGGCTTCCGCGAGGTATTCGGAGACACGGAGGGCGTGTCCTGCTACTTTGCGCCGGGAAGGGTAAATCTGATCGGAGAGCATACAGACTACAACGGAGGGCATGTTTTCCCCTGTGCGCTGACGATCGGAACCTATGCGGCAGCGCGGAAACGGGCGGATCGGAAGCTCCGCTTCTATTCTGTAAACCTTGCTTCGCAGGGCGTGATCGAGTCGGATCTCGACTCCTTCGTACCGCTCCATGAGGATTCGTGGACGGCATATCCGAAGGGGGTCATCTGGACGTTCGCAGAGCGTGGGATGACGCTCCCCTGCGGGCTGGATCTCGTCATTAACGGGAATATTCCGAACGGCTCCGGTCTCTCCTCAAGCGCCTCTCTCGAGGTGCTGACCGGCTTCCTGCTTCGGGATCTCTACGGATTCACGCTTACGAATCAGGAGCTCGCGCTGATCGGACAGTACAGCGAGAATCATTACAACGGCATGAACTGCGGGATCATGGATCAATTTGCCAGTGCCATGGGAAAGAGGGATCATGCGATCTTCCTCGACACCGCGACGCTGCGGTTCGAATATGCACCGGTGGTGCTGCAGGGCATGGAGCTGATTGTGACCAATACGAACAAGAAGCACAAGCTCGTCGGATCGGCCTATAACGACAGACGGAGAGAGTCAGAGGAAGCGCTCCGAGCGCTTCAGACGGTCTGCCGGATCCGGACGCTCGGCGAGCTTTCGGATGCGGACTTCGATCATTATGCCGCAGTCATTCAAGATCCGGTGGTACGCCGCAGAGCGAAGCACGCTGTTTATGAGAACAACCGTACGCTTCGTGCGGTAGAGGCGCTCAAGGCGGGAGAGCTTGCGCGCTTCGGCGAGCTGATGAACCAGTCCCACATTTCCCTGCGGGACGATTACGAGGTTTCCTGCCGGGAGCTCGATGTGCTGGCGGAGACCGCGTGGACGGTGCCTGGCGTGCTCGGCTCCCGTATGACGGGCGGCGGCTTCGGCGGCTGTACGGTATCCATCGTACAGGAGGACGCAGTCGCACGCTTCCGTGAGATCGTGGCAGAGAAGTATCGGCAGGAGATCGGCTACGACTGCAGCTTCTATGCGGTTTCCGTCGGCGACGGACCGGCGAAGCTCTGA
- a CDS encoding UDP-glucose--hexose-1-phosphate uridylyltransferase, with translation MEMTQTDESIKRLIAYARKTALLEESDVRWAINSVLCELRLTETALTEEEIREEQKQIPEEAVESGEYLEETLRALTDYAVREGRTEGDSVVFRDLFDTKLMGLLTPRPSELIRRITELYREDRERATDAYYRFSQDTDYIRRYRIRRDLKWKTETEYGALDITINLSKPEKDPKAIAAAGRAKQSGYPKCQLCRECEGYSGRADYPARENHRILPIRIQDENWGFQYSPYVYYNEHCIVFNQKHTPMKIDEAAFRKLFDFVSLFPHYFVGSNADLPIVGGSILSHEHFQGGHYRFAMAEAPVERFFTVRGFEDITAGIVKWPMSVIRLSGEDSRRLAALAGHILACWRAYTDETAFVFAETDGVPHSTITPIARRAGDRFQLDLVLRNNITTEEHPLGVFHPHAELHHIKKENIGLIEVMGLAVLPARLREEMALLRAALLSGREIEGDPVLGKHAEWVREFSRRCPAFTEENIEEILRAEIGRVFLRVLEDAGVFKRTAEGQAAFDRFTASL, from the coding sequence ATGGAAATGACGCAGACAGATGAAAGTATAAAGAGGCTGATCGCCTATGCGCGGAAAACTGCCTTGCTTGAGGAGAGCGATGTCCGCTGGGCGATCAATTCCGTGCTCTGCGAGCTCCGGCTCACAGAGACGGCGCTCACGGAGGAGGAAATCAGGGAGGAGCAGAAACAGATTCCGGAGGAAGCGGTCGAAAGCGGCGAATATCTGGAGGAGACACTGCGGGCGCTCACAGACTATGCGGTCAGGGAGGGACGCACGGAGGGCGACTCTGTCGTGTTCCGAGACCTCTTCGATACGAAGCTGATGGGACTGCTGACCCCACGCCCGTCGGAGCTGATCCGGCGGATCACAGAGCTGTACCGGGAGGACAGGGAGCGGGCGACCGACGCCTACTACCGCTTCAGCCAGGATACGGACTATATCCGCCGCTACCGTATAAGACGGGATCTCAAGTGGAAGACCGAGACGGAATACGGCGCGCTGGATATCACGATCAACCTGAGCAAGCCGGAGAAGGATCCGAAGGCGATCGCGGCAGCGGGCAGGGCGAAGCAGTCCGGCTATCCGAAATGCCAGCTCTGCCGGGAATGCGAGGGCTACAGCGGCAGAGCGGACTATCCGGCGAGAGAGAATCACCGGATCCTGCCGATCCGGATACAGGATGAGAACTGGGGCTTCCAGTATTCTCCCTATGTTTACTACAACGAGCACTGCATCGTCTTCAATCAGAAGCACACGCCGATGAAGATCGATGAGGCGGCCTTCCGGAAGCTCTTTGATTTCGTGAGCCTTTTCCCGCATTACTTCGTTGGCTCGAATGCCGATCTCCCGATTGTAGGCGGCTCGATACTCTCGCATGAGCATTTCCAGGGAGGGCATTACCGCTTCGCGATGGCAGAAGCGCCGGTGGAACGCTTTTTCACGGTACGGGGCTTCGAGGACATCACGGCAGGTATCGTGAAATGGCCGATGTCGGTGATCCGGCTGTCCGGAGAGGACAGCCGGCGGCTCGCCGCCCTGGCGGGGCATATCCTCGCATGCTGGAGGGCCTATACGGATGAGACCGCCTTTGTCTTCGCGGAGACAGATGGCGTCCCGCACTCCACTATTACCCCGATCGCCAGGAGGGCAGGGGATCGGTTCCAGCTCGATCTCGTGCTCCGGAACAATATCACGACAGAGGAGCACCCGCTGGGCGTTTTCCACCCGCACGCGGAGCTTCACCATATCAAGAAGGAAAATATCGGTCTGATCGAGGTGATGGGACTCGCGGTGCTTCCGGCGCGGCTTCGGGAGGAGATGGCGCTGCTCCGCGCTGCACTCCTTTCGGGGCGGGAGATCGAAGGAGACCCTGTGCTTGGGAAGCACGCGGAATGGGTGCGGGAATTTTCGCGGCGCTGTCCGGCATTTACAGAGGAGAATATCGAGGAAATCCTGCGAGCAGAGATCGGCAGAGTTTTCCTGCGAGTGCTGGAGGATGCCGGTGTCTTCAAGCGGACTGCGGAGGGACAGGCGGCATTTGACCGCTTTACCGCGAGCCTGTAG
- a CDS encoding sce7726 family protein, whose amino-acid sequence MLYDRDIREPLFDFLEEKYGKCRMLEEKIMGSSRADIVMVTEDSFYGIEIKSDRDSYARLSGQVWDYERFFDRNYVVVGSSHAGHIAEHVPAHWGIISVEEAVNAAEGAVLPSRKTPDFYLLREPADNPNVEPQRKLSLLWRPELRRIQERNGMPEYKRLGKKRLLEKIASYVDYPILRREMSAELFERDYTKIGGEIERYRLETLSREPGKRGGVLPRKSKSGKRRRREPELLVSRVVRGRRGK is encoded by the coding sequence ATGCTGTACGACAGGGATATCAGGGAGCCGCTCTTCGATTTTCTGGAGGAAAAATACGGAAAATGCCGGATGCTCGAGGAAAAGATCATGGGTAGCTCGCGTGCCGATATCGTGATGGTGACGGAGGACAGCTTCTACGGGATCGAGATCAAGAGCGACAGGGACAGTTATGCGAGGCTGTCCGGACAGGTTTGGGACTATGAGCGTTTTTTCGATCGGAACTATGTCGTCGTAGGCAGCAGCCATGCAGGGCATATCGCGGAGCATGTCCCCGCGCATTGGGGCATCATCAGCGTCGAGGAGGCAGTGAATGCCGCAGAGGGAGCAGTCCTTCCGTCCCGGAAAACGCCGGACTTCTATCTGCTGCGGGAGCCTGCTGACAATCCCAATGTAGAGCCGCAAAGGAAGCTCAGTCTGCTCTGGAGACCGGAGCTTCGGCGCATTCAGGAGCGGAACGGGATGCCGGAATACAAACGGCTCGGCAAGAAGCGGCTTCTGGAGAAGATCGCCAGTTATGTGGACTATCCGATACTGCGAAGGGAGATGAGTGCGGAGCTCTTCGAGCGGGATTATACGAAGATCGGAGGGGAGATCGAGCGCTATCGCCTCGAGACACTTTCGAGGGAGCCGGGAAAAAGAGGCGGCGTACTCCCGCGGAAATCGAAATCGGGAAAGCGGCGGAGAAGGGAGCCGGAGCTGCTGGTTTCCAGAGTTGTACGCGGACGAAGAGGGAAATGA